GTTGCCGTCTTCtaaaaattttaggaaaatacgTTACACCAAGGGTCATATTTAACTGCAATAGTGATGGTTTATTGGGAGAATCATCTAAGAGCAAACATGCCAGACAGTATTATGGTTGGTACAATAGCACAATCCTATTAATATAACACTAATAGTATGGTTAAACTTGAaggtggggctgggcgcagtggctcacacctgtaatcccagcactttgggaggccaaggtgggcggatcacaaggtcaggagttcgagaccagcctggccaacatagtaaaaccccgtctcttctggaaatacaaaaaattaaccgggtgtactggcaggcgcctgtaatcccagctactcgggaggctgacgcagaattgcttgaacccgggaggaggaagctgcagtgggctgagattgtgccactgcactccagcccagacaacagtgcgggagtccatctcaaaaaaaaacaaaaaaaaaaacaaaaaaaaaaaacttgaaggtGATATCACAGTCCTTGTCTATAGAGAAGGGGTTAATAAAATTGGATTACAATAGGATTATGTTGTAGGAAGCACtggaactgagatttgaacccagctcATTATGACCACAGCTAAATTATACAATCATTCTACACTTGTTTCCTGTAAAATCAAGATGCCAAGACTTCATGACTTTTGTAAAGATTTCAACAATAGAAGTGACCAATTATGACATACAAGAGCCCAAAAAATGTTTCTCCTACATTTGTTGTCCTTGTTACATATACCTTGATATCAATTTATATAAACCTCATTGTTGATACTGGAAAAACACCAATTGACTGCCCAAGTCCCTCATTTTTCAGGGTCATAACTGGTTTAATAGCATACTTAATGGAACACTTAATGCAAATGCCAAGGACAATGCTAAGTGCCTTTCATTACttcacttaactttttaaaaagccccactcataatcccagcactttggatgaggtgggaggatcacttgagcccaggagttcaagaccaacctgggcaacataatgagtccctgtctctacaaaaaaaaacaaccttgttTGGATTTCCTTTCGACAAAACTTACTACATCCAATTAAGGGGAGTAGAGTACACATCTAAAATCTTCCTATTTAACTGATTACCTGAGTTTCATGTGATACCATTAGGACTATCAGTGCCTGTAACTTCCCTTGCTCTAAAACACACTAATAGTAGTATTAAAATAGTCAATGGGGCAGTAACCTGCCAAATAATGAATTACCCCTGGGAAATTAAAGACCGTGTGGCTATAATAACCAGGTAACAATTACACTCAATGTTTTAATCTTGGCTCTGGTTTGCTATGGAATCTTTCATTAAGCATTTAAaaggtagttttaaaaaataaaaaccctgatAACCACCTTTGGAGTAGCTCAGATAATAGAGAAAGCAATGATAGAGGCCAGCAAAAACTAAAACAGGTGTAGTCATTGCCAATTTACTCCTAAAGACatcttttttgtaaaatgttacAGATGGGCAAGCTGAAAATTCTCATCTTATAGAATTAAAAagcataatgaataaaatattagctaataGAAGTAAAAACTATAAGGATGCTCACCCCAACTAgatttggtgttttgtttttttttttttaacatgcaaacatttaaaacatcatTGCACAGCTTAAGTCAACGTGGACAAATGCCaaagttgaaaaatataaagGTAGGAAACAGTAAATACCTTCTTTATGCCAATTCCCATGCTAGGTACACTTAAGTTTTTGAGTCTTTCATTTGAGCCTTTTGAAGTTGTCAAATACAATctggataaagaaacaaaacaaaaaacttgcccCTCTTTTCCCGTGACTGCCACCATCTTGTTCTGTGGGCACAGAGGGGACCCACAGGTGTTGTGGGCCTAACACAGTAGCACAATatgacaggcatggtggtggaggAAGGGCATGCATGATGGCGGCCCCTAAAAAGTGACCACACTAAGCCAGCCCCACAGATCCCCATCTTTTCGGTCTTCCTCCCCGATCTCTCCTTAGTTACACACTCCTTATTTTGTTCCTCTTATTTTCTGTGCTACCCTCCCTCTTTTCTCACTTTTCCaatccttttctccttcccttcccaccttCGCTATTTCTGCCACCCATCTCCATACACTTCCCCACACGAGAAAAAATTATCTAGATTATACCAAGGAGAAACcaatgccatattttattttcaaaattattagacTTTAACAGTTAAATGACTCAGATGTAGAGCAACCATTGggtaaattgtaatttttttattggaaaacaaatatacaaCTTGGAATGGATTTTGAGGCAAATTGTGCCATAAGCAGATTTTAAGTGgctaaacaaagtttaaaaagcaagtaacaataaaagaaaatgtttctggtACAGGACCAGCAGTACAAAAAAATAGTGTACGAGTACCTGGATAATACACCCGTTTTGCAATAGTGCAACTTTTAAGTACATATTGTTGACTGTCCATAGTCCACGCAGAGTTACAACTCCACACTTCAACAACAACATGCTGACAGTTCCtaaagaaaactactttaaaaaaaggcATAACCCAGATGTTCCCTCATTTGACCAACTCCATCTAACTTCAGATGTGCAGAAGGGCTTAGATATATCCAGAGTAAGCCACATGCAACATGTTACTTgatcaattttctaaaataaggtTTCAGGACAATGACAGTAAGATAAGGGAAGAAAACATGGAGGAATGAAGTCCTAATTACTATACATGCATATTTTTTTGACAGTAGGGAGAAACCTTTTACAGATAAGTTACAaacaaagaaaaggcaaataaacaaTTTTGTACAAGAAATTTAACACATTCTGTACAAGGTCTTCACTTTGCTGTCATCATTTGTACaaactctgaaaaagaagaaGTACACAAAAAAATTGAGTCAatagcaaaagacaaaaaaaaaaaatcacatttactcAATCACTGAGTACTCTTTCCATTCCTCTCTTTCCTTAGAATTACCATTAAGTACAGAGGGAAGCGAGTTTATTCCCCAGGTTGGAACTTCATTAACCGTAACTATTCAGGATTATTAGTAAGAGCCAAATTAATGCTTTAGATAAGCTAATATAAAAAGAGCATTCTTGGCTCTATCTTAGTTTAGACTTGAATTTTAAGTCTGCTGGAATACAAGACAATAATGTAAATTCAGTTTTATGCTCTTTTCTAAGCAGTTAcatcatgaaaaaaatacaaagttttactGAAAATCCTTCAATTTCTATTTGCCTTGCTTCATGATATGGCCATCTCAAAGTTAATACATACGATACTTCTGAAGCACATGTAAACTTCAGTTTCAGACTAAagccaattaaagaaaaaagataatacagTGCGGGGAAAGAAAGTcacattaatttcattttaggaaACTCAGAATAAGTTTGCTTTCCATTGTTCCACAATCCAACACAAACACTGTACAGTGTTTCTAACTTTACATATGAATCAACCAAGAATCTGGTTAAAATGCTGATTCCAGGTGTAGGAGTAGAAcctgatagtaaatatttgtaaattaagttCTCAGGTCAGAGCAATATTGTCTAGTCTGAAGACAAcactctgaattttaaaaaggttaaatataAGTAGCTGTTTTAGCATCCTAATTTGGGGGGAAGGGTCACTAACTTTGATAGTTACCTAACAAGCACCTCTCatcttaaaaatcaaagaatgagGTGGTGAGACTGAAAGATTTACCTTCATAGTTTACTTGACCATCACCATCAATATCTGCTTCCCTGATCATTTCATCAACTTCTTCATCTGTTAACTTCTCTCCAAGGTTTGTCATCACATGGCGAAGTTCTGCAGCACTAATATAGCCATTGCCATCCTAGCAAAAAATTTAGTATAGTTTCTGAGTAAAATTACAGAGACTTGAGAGTTGGAATGGAAATTTATTAAGTTTACTACTAAATTTTGCATTGGGGGAAAAACATACTTTAGAAATGCATACAAATCTACACACATAGTTGACCTACAAATGTCATTAAGAACCAAGCAAAATGTCCTATATTGAAATCACTATTTCCTAAGTCCCAAAGTCAAGTGACACCTCCTTTGACAAGATTAATGCAATACATGTATTAGAAAATCTATACAGAATTCTTAAAAAGCTTTTGcttgataattaaaatatattggtaaatcatcaaaacaaacaaacaaacaagtctTCATAATGAGTCCTGGTAtcttcatttcatcctcaaaatTTAACGTATCCAGTCCTTGACCTACCTTATCAAACACACGGAATGCTTCTCTAATTTCTTCTTCACTGTCtgtgtctttcatttttcttgccatCATCGTCAGAAATTCAGGGAAGTCAATTGTGCCATTACCTGAAATGGTTTAGTTGAAACAtcaaatacaattataaatatcatttcttcaacccctcccacccccaaaaaTTAAAGACTTACCATCAGCATCTACTTCATTAATCATGTCCTGTAACTCTGCTTCTGTGGGATTCTGCCCAAGAGACCTCATTACAGTTCCCAATTCCTTTGTTGTTATAGTTCCATCACCATCTTTGTCAAACAGTGAAAAAGCTTCTTTGAATTCTGTTTGAAAGAAAGACCAAAATCCAAATACAGAGATTAGCAATAAAATGGAACCTAAATGAAAAGTATTAACTCTTAAAGCCTACTCAGTGGTGGGATCGTGCcagtgaacagccactgcacttcagcctggccaaACTGTAAGACCTCATGTCtcagaaaaacccaaaaaacttttaaaggaaaaataccaATGGAGGTAGCATCTGAAATGTGACTTTGATTCCTAAAGATTACCTAATCTTTATGATACCTTAtgataatatttcaaatatatctttGGCCAATCATACGACTGTACTTTTATGCTGATCTAAGTAAAATTATCCTAGGTTTACAGAGGAAAAGAACTAAATCCCCAAATGACTGGCTCCTCTATTTGTCATTGAAGCTGCTCTGCGGAACATAATTCAAAATTACAGACCTAacctaacaaaacaaaaattagactaTTAGTacccaaatatgtatttctacaGAGTAATTAGACTGTTTCTGTATACTATGTTTAGTTAGAGTCAGCCACTAAGTCTAAATCAATCACCTACTAAATTAAAACAGGCTACTTTCCCTTTCTAATAAGGCAGGAGAAGGGACTATATAAACAGTCTGTTTAACAATGGGCAATCAAGATATCAATGTCCAGTTTTAGCTAAATGTATGTCACTGAGAACAACGATCATTTTGAGCTTTCTCTGGAATATTAAAACCCCAACCTTATACAGTGAAACAGATTATTCCTTAAGATCTTGTTGTGATAGTAtgttccttcttgtttttttttttttttttttttgagacggagtttcgctcttgttgcccaagctggagtgcaatggtgcaatctcggcccactgcaacctcttcctcccaggatcaagcaattctcctgcctcagtctcccaagtagctgggattacaggcatgcaccaccacgcccagctaattttgtatttttagcagagactgggtttctccatgttggtcaggctggtctcaaactcccgacctcaggtgatccacccgccgcctcagcctcccaaagtgctgggattacagggcatgagccactgtgcccagctatatGTTCCTTCTAGTACATCACTACATTACATGGTAACCTGCTGGTGCAACACTCCAGACTACCTGGCTTCAGTCACCATTTACAGAttaacaggccaggtgcaggggctcacacctgtaatcctagcactttgcgaggccgaggtgggtggactgcctgtgctcagaagtttgagaccagcctgagccaacatggtgaaaccccatctctactaaaacacacacacacacacaattagctgggtgtggcagcgtgcacctgtagtcccagctacttgggaggctgcagcagaactgcttgaacccaagaggtagaagctgcagtgagcagagatcttgccactgcactccaggttgggcacacagagcgagactcatctcaaaaaaaaaaaaaggaagaaactaaaaCAGACTAACTTTGATACTGCAAAGTTCTACCAATGAGTAAATAATACAGCTAGTATTTTCCAAGTAAGTCGTTTTCCAGAAGATATTAGACCCTATCAGTAAACGAATACAGAAAGTTTCCAAGTTCATGGGGCCATTAAGCTTTCCCAACATAGCCATACATTTGAAAATGTGTATGTGACACATGTTTAAGAAATGGTGTACCGCTTTTCAGTCTAAGGCCAATTTATTCCCTGCCTGTTTATCCCTACTCCAATTCGCATACACCTTCCAGTTTCATTCCATATTACCTCTTCTGTGGACTCAACTATTCTTCCACTCATTTGCCCATTACCACATAAATATCTTCACATCGCTTAGCGTAAAACTAAACTGAAACCTTAGTTAAAAAGTGTTTGCCCTTATCCCTCCCCAAATTTTGGAAGGCCTCCTAACAATCcactattttaaaatgacattcagCTCCAACTCATCACCTGAAAATGCTGAGTTTACCAATGACCACTAGTCAGTCACCCAATCCATCAAGTATGTTTCAGTGTGAAGCCATGCggtataaaaactaaaatgagactTTGTAACTTGACTACTGGGTTAGAATTTCCTAGCTCTGTTCCTTCTTCTGGCAATGCAATCTGAACAAGTTACTAAAccttttctgcctcagcttcctcatttctGTGAAATGGCATTAATGTGCCCAGTATGTGCAGCAACACAGTATACCACGCCCACAAGGGGTGTTCACCTGGTCATCCctcataaaaaaaattagtatgtgTGAAACACGTACAACTATGTCCAacaaatacttaataaatgtcaAGATAAAGATGATCTCATTTTCTTGCAGCATCCAAAACTGCATGGAAAACCTCTCAAAACTTCTCTTAGCCTTCGTAACAGTACTTTGATTTTCCTCCTACCACATACTGCCAAAGGCTCTTACTCCTGTCTCTTATGTCTAGATATGAccaattttatccttttttcccCACTCCTTGGCCATTTCATCTATACTCACTTACAACGAAGATATCTTTAGTCTACTCAtcttgctcaataaatatctttatttctggctGTCTACAGGATATATCTCCCCTGGGTGATCACAAGCAAAACATATGAAGATGAATTCTATACTCAAAGCAACCCTAAAGATACTAGCAAACACCCAAGAGCCACTTTTAACTCTTTCCATCTGAAATCTGCCGACAAGTCTCGAATTCTACCATTTAAATACTGCCTAATTTTTCCTCCATCTCTACAATCAGTATTTTGGTTCAAGGCTCCATCATCCTTTGCCAGGGCTACTACAATTGCCTCCTAACTgcattctttcttatttaaatattactgGTTTGTAGAGGAACTCATCTAATACCTATCAGAAGGTTCGTACCACACTAACTGATTTTATGAAAATAGTATACAGCGCTAACCTAGATCAACCTAATGACAAAAATAGATCAGGGAGTCTCCACCTACAAATAGCACAATTGATAAAGACATTtcaattttactgtttttaaacagaatgtagaaatatctagaaatacaTATATCAGCGTTCAGACACATTGCATCTTTCACCTAATATAAGTTACAAGAAAATTAAAGGACTGTGagatatgtatttgtttatattacaTTCTCTGCTATGGGTATCTTTTAACACCACCATTAGGTGCATAAATTCCCACTGTTTAATTAGCAGTAGTCACCTTTCTATTATACGATTTAACGAAAAGCTCAACACTGGAAGATGCATAGTGTAAGATTATCTATGTATAActttcaagaaatttaaaaatctaatagcacttaaaatgtttgctagaagtaaaatgcagaaaagaaaaccGTATCTATGCTAATACTATCTGTTATTCACTCAAGAAAGGAacaaataacatttcttttaaagGTCAAGGTTTATTTCAAATTTCTACTTGTATTTTTATACTCAAGAGTAAAAATTACCTGTAAAACCTCAAAATAATCcccaaagtaaaattttaattcacCTGCCTTTACAGTTTACCTGTACTTCAAAACTAGCATAATCTTTACGTACAGAAGCATATAATTCTAAACAGTAACTCCCAGGAATGACTTGAAATATAAATCCAAGAGTCAAAACCTAAACATACAATAAAGAGAACAGGTCCCGAATGCCACAGAATAGCTATCTTCTACATAACTGATAGGTGTAAGGAACCTACCAAAATCCATTTTAGCTATGATCAAATTGAAACTTTCAGAAAAATCTATTACTCaagttttatttgttcattagCAACCCCAGGGCCCTTCCCTAATTAGTTTATTAcctaaacatataattttattaaaataacatgtttttaaaattttattaaaataggtTATCACAAGACAATTACAAATCAAATAACTGTTTATTAACTTCTATTTCTTCACAAAATTCTGAACTTAATAATCCCTTAAAGATCAGGTATTGGAACTCTTTTGGCACTTCATGCAATTGTTGCTATACATTAAgtaacattaatatttttctcaaacaAATTTGGACCTTGAAAATTTAATGAAAGTTTAGGTACAGATTTCTTAAGGAAAAATTACTGTACATTTTTCCTATCAGTCTTCCAAAAGTCAAACACCAACAACTAATGACATCATGGCAGAGTTATCAATAAAATGAACTTGTTAGTGAAGTCATACTAGAcggaggttgcaccactgcactccagcctggcaacaagagtgaaactgtctcaaaaaaaaaaattaaaaaataaaaatgctatcaTTCTCATATTCAATagacagaaacttttttttttttttttttgagacgaagtctcgctttgtcgcccaggccggagtgcgggggcacaatctcacctcactgcaacctccgcctcccgggttcaagtgattctcctgcctcaggctcctgagtagctgggattccaggagcacaccaccacgcctggctaatttttgtatttttaggagagatggggtttcgccacgttgcccaggttggtcacgaactcctgacctcaagtgatccgcctcggcctcccaaagtgctggaattacaggcgtgagccactgtgcccagccaacaaactttctttttaaagagttgtGTGTTTAGGAGAGCAGAAATGACCATCAACTATGCAATAGGCACACTGATTAATACATTTTCTACCCTAAAGTGAACATGTTGTACTGTGTACAGTACGTACCACTACCTGACTGGGAATATTGAGAAATGAAAGGCAAGTGTACTAGAGAAGGTCAAAGTTTAAGACTGAAAGTATTAGATAGCCTAAGATAGTTTGGGAAGGAGAtagtatatttataaaaaaactacttcagaaaaacattttgatGATACATttactttgtagagatggggtctcactatgttgcccaggctggtctcaaactcttgggctcaagtgaacctgctgcctcagcctcccaaagtggtaagaTTACCAGCCATTAGgcgcagtctttttttttttgaggagacaTGAGATCAAATTGGTGATACCTTTAAAACAGTGTaactcaacaaaaaaaattatacccaAAACTGTTTGCTTTTGTTCATAACATTCAATACATGTAATTTACCAACCTCAGAAAGTAAACACTAAGTCAAAttacacaataaataaaaataaaacctgcttAAATTTGTCTTTAATACTAATAGCTTTCTACCTACAGTCCTATCAAATAGTATTTGTGATGAATATTTGAGGTGACTAGTGTAATTCTGGTATCCCGAAAATTTCTATATGCTTATGGAAGTGAGGAGCTTGCTTTAAATGGGCTATATAGTTCCAACTGCGCTTCTCACAGTTTTCTCCAGCATTAGAAAAAGTGCTCAAGTGCTTTTGAGCTCTTATCAAACCCTTCCTGGTTACTGTGAAAACTGTGGCAGATAAACTGCTTGGTGCTCATGCTAATAAAAGTCtctaatgaaaacaaaggaatAGTTTGCAAAGCATTTCAacactacaatttaaaaaaaaaaaaaaacaactccagcAAGGGGGGGAAGTTTCCCCAACATTGACATTAATCAGCCATCTCAAAGTACAAGGATAAATCAAAAGTATTAATGTTCTACGGCATGGCATAAAGAGAACATGACATCAGGTTTTATGTAATAATTTCGCATACTTCCATAGCAAACTAAAGGGGATAATATTTAAGCAGCTTCATTTCAACAGCTGtcactgctttttaaaagaaaaatccatattGCTACAgtgacatttataaaatagaatgccaacttcttaaattttttcaCTTGAGAAATGATTATTCTGATTGATTATATATGCAATTCTTAGGTTAAAATATTAGCTAATTTTAACAAGGGTAAATTCAATATTCCTTTTTTGATTCTCCATTTCAAGCTGCCTTAGTTACTTCTTAGCCCTCTTTTCTTGTGGAGGCTGATTTGAAGTTAGAGTGTTAGCTAGCCCAGAATTCCTGAATACTAAGGTAgtcttcagaaaacaaaacaaagaccacCACTACACCACCAGGCTCCAAAGTATATCCACGCAGACTAAAATACATGTCTTTAATTACAATTAGCCCTGCACATCTTCCACCGGCAAGTTTACAATCCCACTTGCCAAAGCAGTTTGAATTACTGTATTATATTATACCCTTATGTTAGTATACATGACATATACCAAAGTCAATTATTTCACACAAGTCTCTTATTCTGATGTTggctattcaataaataataatctaATGGGTACAATCTAGCTGAGTATTTCTCACCTGCAATCTGCTCTTCGGTCAGTTGGTCAGCCTACAAAGAGATCAAAGATATAGGTTAGTGACTTGAGTATATAGATTAGCAGTTACAGAAACAAGTTTAAAACCTTTCAAGGGTTTTAAACTGTTTCATTTACTGTTTCATTTAGTTCCAGCAACAAACACATCTGGGTAGAAAAGGCACACATCTGGTTTTCTTATCTTCAAAGCTAAGCTGTCTTAACTCCAAGTttaagatatacaaatacttcagaatatttttgaaagtataaTTTAGAATCCAATAGAAACACTGCTTCCTTTTTCAACGTTAGAATAGCTAAACTTAAGCTCACTTCTATGCCAGATATAAATCACCAGAAATTCCCACTGAATCAAAATGCTTCAGgatcacaaaatgaaaattactCCCACAAATGGTTAAACACATCGTTTTGAAATTAAAGTGATCTAAAGAAAAAGGCACAACAAGCTTTTATTCCTTCTCACCCAGCAGACAAAATGCAAAGAATCCAGAGCTCCGAACTATAATACTTACCAAATGTTTAAAAGTTCAGCCATCcattttctcttggtttttaaaatcccaaaataAGCCTAAGGCTTGTGATGTTTTTTAATAGCACTTGGTtttcttcagaaaatattttctgccatttgcTAAAACCCATTATAAATTTTATCCTTATTCAATCTTAATAATAACCTTATAATCTTATTATCCCCTATCTTACAGATAAGGAATGAGGCTAGGGTTAAGTGGGAGTGGGGCAGGCAAAATTAGTAGAACCAAGATAAAGCACTAAGGTGTCAGACATACCCAGTAACTTTTAGCTTTTAATTCAGAGCaccataatatataaagatgaTTGCAAAATATCCATACTCCTTGTTGTATTCTTTGAACATACACTTTCTTTCACTGCTTATTAATATATACATCCATGAAGCAACTCCTTATGGGGTATTGAGAAGCACAGCCAAGAAATAGCTTCCTATCTAAAATCCCACCAACATGGGAGTCAAGTATACAatgattaatccattcatttatttgtag
This Theropithecus gelada isolate Dixy chromosome 13, Tgel_1.0, whole genome shotgun sequence DNA region includes the following protein-coding sequences:
- the CALM2 gene encoding calmodulin-2 isoform X3, whose amino-acid sequence is MRSLGQNPTEAELQDMINEVDADGNGTIDFPEFLTMMARKMKDTDSEEEIREAFRVFDKDGNGYISAAELRHVMTNLGEKLTDEEVDEMIREADIDGDGQVNYEEFVQMMTAK
- the CALM2 gene encoding calmodulin-2 isoform X1 — encoded protein: MRRWGRRRRISPSGASELTGCVVASRKPVALAAWLALYIASHFAQQPCKADQLTEEQIAEFKEAFSLFDKDGDGTITTKELGTVMRSLGQNPTEAELQDMINEVDADGNGTIDFPEFLTMMARKMKDTDSEEEIREAFRVFDKDGNGYISAAELRHVMTNLGEKLTDEEVDEMIREADIDGDGQVNYEEFVQMMTAK
- the CALM2 gene encoding calmodulin-2 isoform X2, whose product is MADQLTEEQIAEFKEAFSLFDKDGDGTITTKELGTVMRSLGQNPTEAELQDMINEVDADGNGTIDFPEFLTMMARKMKDTDSEEEIREAFRVFDKDGNGYISAAELRHVMTNLGEKLTDEEVDEMIREADIDGDGQVNYEEFVQMMTAK